Proteins encoded within one genomic window of Synechococcus sp. PCC 7335:
- a CDS encoding GDSL-type esterase/lipase family protein codes for MVATLPSVQPSVRQSAVQSLIHVGHPKKVIVVGDSLVYGYGDSEGGGWVERLRRGCLDPQQSGPVFYNLGIRGDGVARVTQRLEREFCNRGELRHRTPDLLILSVGINDSARTGRAKGRLMSSPVDFAQSLEQLLIQSRQLCPVLFVGMVPVNEAAMPFADVLYFSRTDQQHYNQITRQLCEAHQIPYLDLFEQWSQESEAWIRDRLCSDGIHPNSLGYRTILETVKAWNPFSQAIR; via the coding sequence ATGGTGGCAACGCTTCCATCCGTTCAGCCTAGCGTTAGGCAGAGCGCTGTTCAATCGCTAATTCACGTTGGTCATCCCAAAAAGGTGATTGTTGTGGGTGATAGCCTAGTCTACGGCTATGGCGATAGTGAAGGGGGTGGCTGGGTAGAACGATTGCGACGAGGCTGTCTAGACCCGCAGCAATCTGGGCCAGTCTTTTACAACTTAGGTATTCGTGGTGATGGTGTCGCCCGGGTTACGCAGCGGTTAGAAAGAGAGTTCTGTAATCGCGGCGAACTGAGACATCGCACACCAGATCTTTTGATCCTCTCAGTAGGCATCAATGATTCTGCTAGAACAGGTCGGGCCAAGGGACGGCTCATGAGCAGCCCAGTCGATTTTGCCCAGTCGCTCGAACAACTATTAATTCAGTCTAGACAGCTCTGTCCAGTTCTGTTCGTTGGTATGGTGCCTGTGAACGAAGCGGCTATGCCGTTTGCTGATGTTCTATATTTTAGTCGTACAGACCAGCAGCACTATAACCAAATCACTCGCCAGCTGTGCGAAGCGCACCAGATCCCGTACCTAGATCTCTTTGAGCAATGGAGCCAAGAAAGTGAAGCCTGGATACGCGATCGCCTTTGTAGTGATGGTATTCATCCCAATAGCTTAGGCTATCGCACCATCTTAGAAACCGTAAAAGCCTGGAACCCGTTTTCTCAGGCGATTCGATAG
- the glmM gene encoding phosphoglucosamine mutase — protein MVSSQVKRNPSDRQLQEQRSTHQSPIAAHPSLVEPVSTGQVFVEQSIEEQPGAPLPKTHQHFHLVPADRCSVQLALPETPLFGTDGIRGQAGTLLTAPLATQVGFWAGQVLRAHGQTGPIILGQDSRNSSNMLSSGLSAGLTTAGLEVWDLGLCPTAAVAHSAIGNAGGIMISASHNPPADNGIKFFDSAGTKLSSTIQQQIESAIRGQSLSVASSTSQGAATDMQWGRAYQRPDLIDRYVDFLHQPFQPHPNLRGMRIVLDLAWGAATRVAKQVFESTGAEVVILHGLPDGDRINVDCGSTHLGSLKAAVAELEADIGFAFDGDADRVMAVDGQGRVIDGDYILYFWGQTLQQAGKLPNNTIISTVMANLGFERAWQKQGGTLVRTKVGDQHVHAEMISQGAMLGGEQSGHILCHHYSWTGDGILTALHLADLVRQADCSLPDLVAQSFNTYPQRLKNVRVDCSSTRRDWQSCDALQSAITRAETAMGDQGRVLVRASGTEPLIRVMVEAADAGTVDYWTDVLADKVSQHLT, from the coding sequence ATGGTGAGTTCTCAGGTAAAAAGAAATCCAAGCGATCGCCAGCTGCAAGAACAGAGGTCAACTCACCAGAGCCCAATTGCAGCGCATCCATCCTTAGTAGAGCCAGTTTCAACCGGACAGGTCTTTGTAGAGCAGAGCATAGAAGAACAGCCGGGCGCACCTCTACCAAAAACTCACCAGCACTTCCATCTTGTTCCTGCCGATAGGTGTAGCGTTCAGCTTGCGCTTCCTGAGACACCGCTGTTCGGGACAGACGGTATCCGTGGACAAGCAGGTACACTGCTAACTGCACCACTAGCTACCCAAGTGGGCTTTTGGGCAGGGCAGGTGCTGCGCGCTCATGGTCAAACAGGTCCCATTATTCTTGGCCAAGACTCTCGCAACTCCAGTAACATGCTGTCTTCTGGCCTGTCTGCCGGACTGACCACAGCGGGCTTAGAAGTGTGGGATTTAGGCCTTTGTCCGACTGCAGCCGTTGCTCACAGTGCCATTGGAAACGCGGGCGGCATCATGATCTCTGCTAGCCACAATCCCCCGGCAGACAATGGCATTAAGTTTTTCGATTCCGCTGGTACCAAACTGTCGAGCACTATCCAACAGCAAATTGAATCGGCCATACGGGGTCAAAGTCTGTCGGTTGCCAGCTCTACTAGCCAGGGCGCAGCAACCGATATGCAGTGGGGCCGCGCCTATCAACGTCCCGATTTAATCGATCGCTACGTCGATTTTCTGCATCAGCCGTTTCAGCCACATCCTAATCTACGGGGTATGCGGATTGTGCTAGATCTAGCTTGGGGCGCGGCTACTCGCGTTGCTAAGCAGGTGTTTGAATCGACAGGCGCTGAGGTCGTTATTTTGCATGGCCTACCAGACGGCGATCGCATCAATGTAGACTGTGGGTCCACGCATCTAGGTAGCCTTAAAGCTGCCGTCGCTGAGTTAGAAGCCGATATCGGTTTTGCTTTTGATGGAGATGCTGATCGCGTCATGGCCGTCGATGGCCAGGGCCGGGTAATTGATGGCGACTATATTCTTTACTTTTGGGGGCAAACGCTTCAACAGGCAGGCAAGCTACCCAACAACACCATCATTTCTACGGTGATGGCTAATCTAGGATTTGAGCGAGCCTGGCAAAAACAGGGGGGCACTTTAGTTCGTACGAAAGTTGGTGATCAGCACGTTCATGCCGAGATGATCTCGCAGGGCGCGATGCTGGGCGGAGAGCAGTCAGGTCACATTCTGTGCCATCACTATAGTTGGACCGGTGATGGTATTTTGACAGCGCTGCACTTAGCAGATTTGGTTAGGCAAGCAGACTGTTCACTGCCCGATCTTGTTGCTCAAAGCTTTAACACCTATCCTCAAAGGTTGAAGAACGTTCGAGTCGATTGTTCAAGCACTCGGCGCGATTGGCAGAGCTGCGACGCGCTACAAAGCGCAATTACCCGAGCAGAAACCGCTATGGGCGATCAAGGTCGCGTGCTTGTAAGAGCTTCTGGCACAGAACCTTTGATCAGAGTCATGGTAGAAGCTGCTGATGCAGGTACAGTAGATTACTGGACAGACGTACTAGCTGATAAAGTATCGCAGCACCTAACCTAA
- a CDS encoding LL-diaminopimelate aminotransferase has translation MTTINDNYLKLKAGYLFPEIGRRVRAFTELNPDAPVIKLGIGDVTEPLPEACRTAMIKAVNEMGDRASFRGYGPEQGYPWLREAIAQNDFQARGCDIDATEIFISDGSKCDCGNILDIFGDDNSIAVTDPVYPVYVDTNVMAGHTGEADDSGKYEGITYLPISADNDFSADIPSNKVDLIYLCSPNNPTGATMTKAQLQAWVDYAKANGSIILFDAAYESFITDDSIPHSIYEIEGARECAIEFRSFSKNAGFTGTRCALTVVPKSLKGKAKDGSDIEIWGLWNRRQSTKFNGVSYVVQRAAEAVYSEAGKQQTQELVSFYLENARIVREQLTAAGIQVYGGVDAPYVWVKTPNGLTSWDFFDKLLNACNIVGTPGSGFGAAGEGYFRISAFNSRENVEEAMKRITKTFKA, from the coding sequence ATGACTACGATCAACGATAACTATCTCAAACTAAAAGCAGGGTATCTATTTCCTGAAATTGGCCGCCGAGTGCGGGCCTTTACGGAGCTAAACCCTGATGCACCTGTTATTAAGTTAGGCATTGGAGATGTGACTGAGCCGCTACCAGAGGCTTGCCGAACCGCAATGATTAAGGCCGTCAATGAGATGGGCGATCGCGCTTCGTTTAGAGGCTATGGCCCCGAGCAGGGTTATCCATGGTTGCGAGAGGCGATCGCCCAAAACGATTTTCAAGCTCGCGGCTGCGATATCGACGCGACAGAAATCTTTATCTCGGATGGGTCTAAGTGTGACTGCGGTAACATCCTAGATATCTTTGGTGATGACAACAGTATTGCAGTGACCGATCCGGTTTATCCAGTCTATGTAGATACGAATGTGATGGCTGGACATACAGGTGAGGCCGACGACAGCGGTAAGTATGAAGGCATCACCTACTTACCAATTAGCGCTGACAATGATTTTTCAGCTGATATTCCTTCAAATAAAGTCGATTTGATCTATCTGTGCTCGCCCAACAATCCAACTGGCGCGACCATGACGAAAGCTCAGCTTCAAGCCTGGGTGGACTATGCCAAAGCCAACGGCTCGATTATTCTGTTTGACGCTGCCTATGAATCGTTTATTACTGATGATTCAATTCCACATTCGATCTATGAGATAGAAGGAGCACGTGAGTGCGCCATTGAGTTTCGCTCCTTTTCTAAGAATGCAGGCTTTACCGGTACCCGCTGCGCGCTAACGGTGGTACCAAAATCTTTGAAGGGAAAGGCTAAAGATGGTTCGGACATAGAGATTTGGGGGCTGTGGAATCGCCGTCAATCGACCAAGTTCAATGGCGTATCCTACGTGGTGCAAAGGGCCGCAGAGGCAGTTTATTCTGAGGCTGGAAAGCAGCAAACGCAGGAACTAGTCAGCTTTTATCTTGAGAACGCTAGGATTGTACGTGAGCAGCTAACTGCAGCAGGTATCCAAGTTTACGGCGGGGTGGACGCGCCTTATGTCTGGGTGAAGACACCCAACGGACTGACCAGCTGGGACTTCTTCGATAAGCTGCTAAATGCTTGCAATATTGTGGGCACGCCCGGATCAGGCTTTGGCGCAGCCGGCGAGGGCTATTTTCGGATCTCAGCTTTTAACAGCCGTGAGAATGTAGAAGAAGCCATGAAGCGCATCACCAAAACATTCAAAGCCTAG
- a CDS encoding HAD family hydrolase: MLHTRTAWIFDMDGTLTKSLHDFPAISRALGLPPNQPILEALEHLPPDERATCNRQLAVIETDIAYQATAQPGARRLLSTLKSKGKQVGILTRNTKDIVHITLTACGLADFFHPDDILGRSCCPPKPQPDGILKLLANWSLGPESAVMVGDHKFDLLTGRNAKTATVYLDPQGKFPFAAHADYSITSLEELSESIYTH, from the coding sequence ATGCTCCACACCCGCACCGCCTGGATCTTCGATATGGACGGTACGCTTACCAAAAGCCTCCACGACTTTCCTGCCATAAGCCGCGCGCTTGGACTTCCCCCCAACCAGCCCATACTAGAGGCGCTAGAACATCTTCCACCGGACGAGCGGGCAACGTGTAACCGACAGCTAGCTGTGATAGAAACAGACATCGCTTATCAAGCCACTGCTCAGCCTGGGGCGCGAAGGTTGCTTAGCACCTTGAAGTCAAAAGGCAAACAGGTTGGCATTCTCACGCGCAATACCAAGGATATCGTTCACATCACACTGACGGCTTGTGGCCTAGCCGACTTCTTTCATCCCGATGACATTCTGGGCCGAAGCTGCTGTCCTCCCAAGCCTCAACCCGATGGCATTCTCAAACTTTTGGCGAACTGGTCGCTGGGTCCAGAAAGCGCTGTCATGGTTGGAGATCATAAGTTCGATTTGCTCACCGGTCGCAATGCCAAAACTGCCACCGTCTATCTAGATCCTCAGGGAAAGTTTCCCTTTGCAGCCCACGCCGACTACAGCATTACTAGCTTAGAGGAGCTATCTGAAAGCATTTATACTCATTGA